The Deinococcus hopiensis KR-140 genome has a window encoding:
- a CDS encoding Gfo/Idh/MocA family protein has protein sequence MSAPLRLVQVGLGGWGRDWTRIVRASADVEQSAFVDSNPEALALAAKGGADPRRCFPSLETALEAGPADAVLITTGVGGHAPVALAALEAGLPVLVEKPFAATLAQAQEVVRAAARRRLPLMVSQNYRFHPAPALAAQVVREERLGALGFVEVDFRRDNARPRPPATAHHALPDPLLMDMAIHHFDLMRFVLGRGPLRISCTAFNPPWSPFRDPAAAAAEIEFEGGVVVSYRGSWASSGPVTPWAGEWRMDAEGGEIRWTSRDEPTPDFVAVRQLGQDLERLALPELPHLDRAGALSEFAAAIREGRESASSGRENLPSLALAFAARLSAQERRPVELSELLSPQEDSA, from the coding sequence TTGAGCGCCCCGCTTCGCCTCGTGCAGGTGGGTTTGGGCGGCTGGGGCCGCGACTGGACGCGCATCGTGCGCGCAAGCGCGGACGTGGAGCAGTCGGCGTTTGTGGACAGCAATCCGGAAGCGCTGGCCCTCGCCGCGAAGGGTGGAGCGGACCCCAGACGCTGTTTCCCCTCGCTGGAGACGGCGCTGGAGGCCGGACCCGCCGATGCGGTCTTGATCACCACCGGGGTGGGCGGACACGCGCCCGTCGCCCTGGCCGCTCTCGAGGCGGGCCTGCCCGTCCTCGTCGAAAAACCCTTCGCGGCCACCCTGGCGCAGGCGCAGGAGGTGGTGCGGGCGGCGGCGCGGCGCCGCCTGCCGCTGATGGTCAGTCAGAATTACCGCTTCCACCCGGCTCCCGCGCTTGCAGCCCAGGTGGTGCGGGAGGAGAGGCTGGGGGCGCTGGGCTTCGTTGAGGTGGACTTTCGGCGGGACAACGCTCGCCCACGGCCTCCCGCCACGGCCCACCACGCCCTGCCCGATCCCCTGCTGATGGACATGGCGATCCACCACTTCGATCTGATGCGCTTCGTGCTGGGCCGTGGGCCGCTGCGGATCAGTTGCACGGCCTTCAATCCGCCCTGGAGCCCTTTTCGCGATCCCGCCGCCGCTGCCGCCGAGATTGAGTTCGAGGGCGGCGTGGTGGTCAGTTACCGGGGCTCGTGGGCCAGTTCCGGACCCGTCACCCCCTGGGCGGGCGAGTGGCGCATGGACGCGGAGGGCGGCGAGATTCGCTGGACCAGCCGCGACGAGCCCACACCCGATTTTGTGGCCGTGCGCCAACTGGGCCAGGACCTCGAGCGTCTTGCCCTTCCCGAGCTGCCCCACCTGGACCGCGCGGGCGCGCTCTCCGAATTCGCTGCCGCCATCCGCGAGGGCCGCGAGAGCGCCAGTTCCGGGCGGGAGAACCTGCCCAGCCTCGCGCTCGCCTTTGCCGCGCGGCTTTCCGCTCAGGAGCGCCGCCCCGTCGAACTGTCTGAACTTCTTTCCCCTCAGGAGGACTCCGCATGA